One Aegilops tauschii subsp. strangulata cultivar AL8/78 chromosome 7, Aet v6.0, whole genome shotgun sequence genomic window carries:
- the LOC109786247 gene encoding uncharacterized protein: MSGGAALASQPQPSAPPSQPQQQQQQAREQLKKAVEMNAVRLQAIGERIRGHFRGGSYALAPADLSHLVYALARGIDYALSGGDIPKIAGEIPDTLRKVYELRKDPFLQSSVMVLIISCKNACKNKWFQPSDYIDILRMADELSGSFCTNSSEPANDSTVLEIISTVMPRYYPKLKFDRLITSLEAKVGYDILMADFFIHRNLPKHEKICLVVVQKENLDVSSCIASPQHVSFLVNGKGVDKRTNVSMETGPQFPTDITKMLKYGANIVQAVGYFTANYIIAVAVVNNLMSFDVPKLSAYAQPVTTDLPDSDSDMLLEGPSRVSLKCPISFRRVQTPVKGHLCKHHQCFDYDSYMDINSRKPTWRCPCCNTPSNFIDIRIDQEMAKILQETGNDIMDVLVFPDGSWKAVSVHDEKSDKHGDAIQQNENTVETDATPSDVIDLINKDDDGDLPMSSASPSEDLKPVLNSQDISVMDYLPDFPLSTAAQSEDMYVGGGTSTSGQNSLPSSSGGPGSSSIGTLESILPRDILQMQPATTRAISPSETSNLASAMQQVSQGYPNIMQMQSQLDSLLRSAHHTRNVRREPVAVQALAVPQHNSSRRVQANVSNCPPPTPQSISPSSNYQAHHVTNADSVITSMVNGVGPLSRAPDGSSPFHLQPTQQDMRNMPNHQRGRVMGLAANPFMHMRPPTGGPGQGRGANAYGAPYPQQYQQYDQRQFDNLIGQLVNRGGAVSQAIPGHLYVPQQSQAMRTQAVSRQSPPLQPRVQSPGLAPTAPRVQSPGLAPTVPRVQSPGLAPTVPRVQSPGLPPSPTPATPLLEDSDVPEIEMDPNWQPTGQMRGSLVGSAYDQAIERYLQPGGGQRTNQARPPGR; encoded by the exons ATGTCCGGCGGCGCCGCCCTAGCCTCCCAGCCCCAGCCCTCCGCGCCCCCGTCGcagccgcagcagcagcagcagcaggccaGGGAGCAGCTGAAGAAGGCGGTGGAGATGAACGCGGTCCGCCTCCAGGCCATCGGCGAGCGGATCAGGGGCCACTTCCGCGGCGGCTCCTACGCGCTCGCCCCCGCCGACCTCTCCCACCTCGTCTACGCCCTCGCCAG GGGGATCGATTACGCGCTGTCGGGCGGTGACATTCCTAAGATCGCGGGTGAAATACCAGACACTTTGAGAAAG GTATATGAGCTGAGGAAGGATCCATTTCTACAATCTTCTGTCATGGTACTGATCATATCATGCAAG AATGCTTGTAAAAACAAATGGTTTCAGCCTTCAGATTACATTGATATTCTCAGAATGGCTGATGAG CTATCCGGCAGCTTCTGCACGAACAGTAGCGAGCCAGCTAATGACAGCACCGTGCTTGAAATCATTTCAACAGTAATGCCAAG GTATTATCCTAAGTTGAAGTTCGACCGTCTAATCACTTCGCTGGAAGCAAAG GTTGGATATGATATTTTGATGGCTGACTTCTTTATTCATAGAAATCTACCTAAACATGAAAAGATT TGTCTAGTTGTTGTCCAAAAGGAAAATTTAGATGTCTCATCATGTATCGCAAGCCCCCAGCATGTGAG CTTTTTAGTAAACGGAAAAGGTGTGGACAAGAGGACTAATGTTTCAATG GAAACAGGACCCCAGTTCCCCACGGATATCACTAAGATGCTCAAATATGGTGCAAACATTGTACAAGCCGTTGGATATTTTACTG CTAACTACATCATAGCTGTAGCAGTTGTGAACAATTTGATGTCTTTTGATGTTCCAAAACTCAGTGCCTATGCCCAACCAGTCACAACAGATCTTCCTG ATTCAGATTCAGATATGCTACTGGAAGGGCCATCAAGAGTTTCCCTAAAGTGCCCCATAAG TTTTAGGCGTGTGCAAACCCCAGTTAAAGGGCATCTATGCAAACACCATCAG TGTTTTGATTATGACAGTTACATGGATATTAACTCGAGGAAACCAACCTGGCGCTGTCCATGTTGTAATACTCCTTCAAATTTCATTGACATTCGAATTGATCAAGAGATGGCCAAG ATTTTACAAGAGACTGGTAATGATATCATGGATGTTCTTGTATTCCCTGATGGATCTTGGAAAGCTGTTTCAGTTCATGATGAGAAATCAGATAAACATGGTGATGCAATTCAGCAGAACGAGAATACTGTAGAAACTGATGCAACTCCTTCGGATGTTATAGACCTAATAAACAAGGATGATGATGGTGATCTGCCTATGAGCTCGGCATCTCCCTCAGAAGATTTGAAGCCTGTGTTGAATAGTCAAGATATATCTGTCATGGACTATCTTCCGGATTTCCCTCTAAGCACAGCCGCTCAGTCAGAAGATATGTATGTAGGAGGTGGAACTTCAACTTCTGGCCAAAATTCGTTACCATCATCTAGTGGCGGACCTGGCTCTAGTTCAATTGGGACCTTGGAGTCTATTCTCCCTAGAGATATCCTGCAAATGCAACCTGCTACCACACGTGCCATCTCTCCTTCTGAAACCTCCAATTTAGCATCTGCCATGCAACAAGTTTCACAAGGATACCCCAATATTATGCAGATGCAATCACAGCTAGATTCTTTACTTCGATCAGCACATCATACTAGAAATGTCAGGAGAGAGCCTGTAGCAGTCCAGGCTCTGGCAGTGCCACAACATAATTCATCTAGAAGGGTGCAGGCAAATGTCTCGAATTGTCCACCTCCCACCCCACAGTCCATTTCACCTTCTTCAAACTACCAAGCACATCATGTGACAAATGCAGACAGTGTAATCACATCGATGGTTAATGGTGTTGGGCCACTCTCAAGGGCTCCTGACGGTTCCTCACCATTCCATCTACAGCCGACACAACAG GATATGCGCAACATGCCAAACCATCAACGTGGTCGGGTTATGGGCCTTGCTGCAAATCCCTTCATGCATATGAGACCGCCGACAGGAGGCCCAGGACAGGGTAGAGGTGCTAATGCCTATGGAGCTCCCTACCCTCAACAATATCAGCAATATGACCAGCGACAATTCGACAATCTAATAGGCCAACTGGTGAACCGAGGGGGTGCAGTTAGCCAGGCCATACCAGGCCATCTCTACGTTCCCCAGCAGAGCCAGGCAATGAGAACGCAAGCAGTGTCCCGACAGTCTCCACCATTGCAACCGCGCGTGCAGTCTCCTGGTCTAGCACCTACTGCTCCGCGTGTGCAGTCTCCTGGCCTAGCACCTACCGTTCCGCGTGTGCAGTCTCCTGGCCTAGCACCCACTGTTCCGCGTGTGCAGTCTCCTGGTCTACCACCCTCTCCGACTCCCGCTACGCCCCTCCTCGAGGACTCTGATGTCCCCGAGATCGAGATGGATCCGAACTGGCAGCCCACGGGGCAGATGAGGGGGAGCCTGGTAGGCTCTGCTTACGATCAAGCAATCGAACGGTATCTGCAGCCTGGTGGTGGTCAGCGGACAAATCAGGCTCGGCCACCTGGCAGGTAA